The nucleotide window tatatatatatatatatatatatatatatatatatatatatatatatatatatatatatatgacaaacatatatatatatatatatatatatatatatacatatatatacatacatacatacataaatatatatatatatatatatatatatgtttgtcatCTTAATTAAAACTGTACAAGACTGTTCTTGATTGCTTAGGAATATACAATATATTGGCTGGATCATGCTCACCAGTGTTGTAAAATTTCAGAATTTGATCTGGGAAATTGAATAGACTGTCTCTTACTGCAACAAACAAAGCTGCACCAATGCAAATTACTTGCTTAAACCGTTTGAGGTGCATGCAAATTGAATTCTCTATGATGTCATGTCAGGATGGGAAGTTGATGCAGCAGATACCAAGCAATGTTATAGCTGCCACAATCACACAGAATCAACCAGTAGAACGAAGAATTCCTGATGCAACTGCTCCTGCAACCAATAAAACCGAGCCAGCTTCAGATGCACGGAACCAACGGCCCGTGGAagtgaaagaaaagaagagaaccaTGAATTCTGGAAGAGCCAAGGGCAGCATGCTCATGCCAAAGGGAAGGGGACCTTCAGGGTCTGGCTGGACCGGAGCTGGATTTGATGTTGATAGTGGGACATGATGGAGGATTGGTTTCAAGCTCTCTCCATGGCCACTTGAGATTGTGGCTGCATGGTAGGACTTGGAAATTTAATCGAGGTACTGTTCAATCCTCGCTGTTTCTTCAAGGTTCAGTACATGacatttttttttcctctctctaAGTCTCTTTTGGTCAATTGGTTGTTCAAAGAAGAATATTTGCTACACATTTGATATCTTGAAAGTCCCACTTTAACGAGAAAGCAAGAGTTGGCTTAATGTATAAGACTTGAACGGCCTACGACTAATGATTTGAGTTTAAACATTCTGCACTTTTTTGGCGAGGTATAGCAGTAGACTGCTTGTACAATTAATGAAGTGTGCAGGTTTTTTGGATTAATATAACGGGTTACACAGCAGTTTCTTTGCAGGCTCCTTACGTTGAACAAGGCACGGAAAGATTTGACTCTCCATGTAAGCATTAAGATCCCTGTTTTTTACCAAAATATTTTTGTGCAACATTAGGAGGATTTTGAGTTGCTTGTGGTTCTTTCAAGAGGAGACTCCAGTTTTATGTGGAACATTGCAATATATTCATCTCCATCTTATTAGTAAATCATGTTAGTACATTTCCATTTTATTTAGGATCAAAACCATATTCGATAGTTTTCTGAAATTTTCAGGTTAATGAATTTAAATACCAGACGTGTTTAATTTCTTCGTGAAGTAGATTATTCAGCAGTGGTTTTTTGTGTCGTTTTTGGAAGATTATTTAGTTTTGTATCAAAAACATTGTGGGCATATAATTTATGGAGATCCATAAGATTGTCTGCATGTTTCTCACCCCAAGCAAATCACAGGTTCCATTTCCAGCATTATTTTGTAGTGGTTACTTAGCACTTGGAAATAAAGATTATGACTTGGATTTTATTGGTTACTGTTGTTTTGATCTTAGACTTTTAGATAATAAAATGCCATATCTGTTAAATTTGGGGATTTAGATGCATATACTGAGACAAAACACATGAATTGAACTTAAATGGAAAAGCAATAACTAAAATTTGTATATGAGCTCAATTTCGAACAAGTAATTAACACCGCCCACCGAATAAGGAACTTGAAATCTTGAAGGGGAGAAATAATATCTGATCTCAATCACAAGAAGACAAAGAAGAGAAACAAGCATTCATCCTATTATGCCATAACGGACCAGCAGAAGACGAACAAGCTTATAAAGGTTGACATGCCAATCCAATTTGCCCTGTGGCCATCTCCACCATTCTTACTTCCTTTAGCACCCGCAATAACATgaacaacaaacaaacaaacaatgtGAGTGAGTATCAAGTTATTATAATGATGTAATTGATGGTCTCATATTTGAGTCTTTAATCAATCAGGATAAAGTTttacctggaggaggaggaggcgtggCAGATGGTGACGAAGCTGCAAAATTGTATCGATGACAAAAGGAAACATCAAAGAGTCAGTCAATCTACACACACGAGACAATTCCAGCCTTCTGGAATCATATATGATGAGTTAATTTTATAACCGAGTGAAATCATCAACTTAAAGATGTTTTTATTTCTGGAACTAAAATTTATTACATATAACTATGattaatattcataaaaaaaatcaaaatattccaCTTGTAAGGGtgtttatatttcaaaaaaagatgtttaaatattaaaaaagacCCTAAAATTTTTAGCATCACTTGAATAGTAACTAACGATGTAAACTAAAATTGTTGATGATAGTTAAATTACAAAAGCCAACAAAGATTAATTAGAATAATACATGAGCAAGTTTTTAAGCATTTAAAGTGTATATTGTATATATAAAGCAGTAAAGAAGAAGATTGCTGAGTTTAGAGGGGATGGATGATACGGAGGAGGATCGATGGATGCTTACCATTGGAGCAATCGCTTAAGATGGAGATGCCGCAGGACCGGGCGAGGCGAAACCCCTCATCGGTGGAGATGTTGAAAGCCTTCATGACGGTGGCGTCGTTGAGCACGGCGCAGAGGCACTGCAGGTCGTTATCCACCGCCTGCTTCAGCGGCGTGCAGCACTCCGCCGGCGGGGTGCTCGTCGAGTGCACGTAGCTCGAGCAGGGGACCAGTTTCGACGCGCAGGACGGAGTCGACGACTGCCCCTCCACCCCGTCGCTCGTCACCGTCAACACCACCATAACCACCGCCACCACCGtattcatcgtcatcatcatcatcttacccatctccatctctctctctctctctctctctctctctagatattAATAGTGAAACTTGCGGAGGCAAAGAtaacgagagagagagaccggAGGAAGCTGCTCAAGGACGCCATTGATGATGTGATGTGATGGGTTGACCGGAGGTGTCGAATATGTGGTCAAAGAGCTCTTCCAGTCGGCTACGCAATTCACACCACAAAAATGAAGTCCCAACCGCATTCCTACCACCGATCATGATAAGTTGGCACCAAAGATCATCGCCTCATCTCTCAGTGGGAAACAGTTCTTTCCCATATCTCACCATTGGAATCATATTTTCCAGCATGACTGCTGACCAAACCAACACAAGAAATTAAGATGGATTCACAAGGAAGGATTCAAACTTGGCCAGATGTCATATACAATGGACGATAGGGTTTTGATCATTACTAGTGCTGACAAAGTCAGCAAGATGACTgagagaaaacaaaagaaaagtcTGATGTAAGTCTGCTACGTACAGTCTCACAAAGCTTGAAAGTTGTAATGATCATTTGATTACTGTTTTGTACAGACGAGAGCCCTTTGGTCATCTCTGCGGAATAATTTTATCTGCATGTATGTTTGGTCTTACACTCCCACCACCCGCTGCGGATTGAGCTTTCGTAAAGAACACGGCAAGGTGGTCGTAGTCCGATCATGACTGACTCTTTCTCTGTTGCTCGCATCCGAATGCTTTGGACTTGGTAAACGAAACATGAATCGATAACATAATCTCTTAAAAGATTGGCAAAGCATGCTGCGATGAGGATGACATCAACAATATTCTACACCATCCACCATGTACGAATCACGCCATGGAATTCTTGAATCATTCAATTCAAACCCATTAAGGTTCGTCCACACGGCAATGGACTTAAACTTATTTTGTTTAATTTGTGTAGTAcctttgtaaattttttttcaatAAGCATAGATACACTTTGGAAGTCTGGTTTAAAATCACACAAGTTCAGTTAGATGAACCATTTAATTCGAGATCTTACGAGTAggtattttaataaatatttgatagataatataaattataagtaTAAACTTTATAAGCTCgaaacgttcatacgataaatgaTTCAAAGTAATCCACTATGATAAAAGTTCCCACAAATGATACTACTATACTAAAAGATAATGAATTACCCCTAAACACTATCCCAAAGGCTTATCCAATAATATC belongs to Musa acuminata AAA Group cultivar baxijiao chromosome BXJ1-11, Cavendish_Baxijiao_AAA, whole genome shotgun sequence and includes:
- the LOC135597645 gene encoding non-specific lipid transfer protein GPI-anchored 9-like translates to MEMGKMMMMTMNTVVAVVMVVLTVTSDGVEGQSSTPSCASKLVPCSSYVHSTSTPPAECCTPLKQAVDNDLQCLCAVLNDATVMKAFNISTDEGFRLARSCGISILSDCSNASSPSATPPPPPGSKNGGDGHRANWIGMSTFISLFVFCWSVMA